In Halomonas alkalicola, the following proteins share a genomic window:
- a CDS encoding tyrosine-type recombinase/integrase: MASTASMKLTTKALEHLAKEPPADNVFDTDLPGFHVRPGKRGLTFRLYYRTKAGKQRVLTLGRYGTLTAAQARKDANEALAVVAQGGDPRAVLEAAKADAERQQLQTLGAYLTGPYSAYQSRKKDGTTTIRRIERDFADWLGKPMSSLTRADVERWQAKQELGKRPRAKDDPPPKARAFGTLKRSYDALCALLAHAAERELIPAHPLKGVKLQRPAMSNDDMADQASQRRYLEREEVDALFVGLEAYQEEKRAQRRSSRAHGKGYLPDLDDVAYVDHVAPWILTMYYTGFRPGDLFGLRWEHVNLDFRTIRKVIEKTAHHHPEPMTFLLSTPVVEVLRTWHHQSGTPRAGLVFPSPRNPALFMRPA; the protein is encoded by the coding sequence GTGGCCAGCACCGCCAGTATGAAGCTCACAACCAAGGCATTGGAGCACCTCGCCAAGGAGCCCCCGGCTGATAACGTCTTCGACACCGACCTGCCTGGCTTCCATGTGCGCCCAGGCAAGCGTGGCCTTACTTTCCGCTTGTACTACCGCACGAAGGCCGGCAAGCAGAGAGTCCTGACTCTTGGTCGCTATGGCACGCTAACGGCCGCCCAGGCCCGTAAGGACGCCAATGAGGCGCTGGCCGTTGTAGCTCAGGGGGGAGACCCCAGGGCCGTTCTGGAAGCGGCCAAAGCCGATGCCGAGCGCCAGCAGCTCCAAACATTGGGGGCGTATCTGACGGGGCCCTACTCGGCGTACCAGAGCAGGAAAAAGGATGGTACCACCACCATACGGCGAATCGAGAGAGATTTTGCGGACTGGCTTGGCAAGCCCATGTCGAGCTTGACACGAGCTGACGTTGAACGCTGGCAAGCCAAGCAGGAGCTCGGCAAGCGGCCAAGAGCAAAGGACGATCCTCCCCCAAAGGCCAGGGCATTTGGCACGTTGAAGAGGTCCTACGATGCTCTCTGCGCGCTTCTGGCCCATGCTGCGGAGCGCGAGCTGATTCCTGCGCATCCCCTGAAAGGGGTCAAGCTGCAGCGTCCGGCCATGAGCAATGATGACATGGCCGATCAGGCCTCACAGCGAAGGTACCTGGAGCGCGAGGAGGTTGATGCGCTGTTTGTTGGCCTGGAAGCGTATCAGGAGGAGAAGCGTGCTCAGCGCCGGAGCAGTCGAGCCCATGGGAAGGGGTATCTGCCTGACCTAGATGACGTCGCCTATGTCGACCACGTGGCGCCTTGGATTTTAACGATGTATTACACCGGCTTCCGGCCTGGAGATCTGTTCGGGTTGCGTTGGGAGCATGTCAATCTGGACTTTCGAACCATTCGCAAGGTAATCGAGAAGACTGCTCATCATCATCCAGAGCCGATGACGTTTCTGCTGTCGACGCCCGTGGTGGAGGTGCTCAGGACCTGGCACCACCAGTCGGGTACCCCTAGAGCAGGCCTGGTGTTCCCCTCGCCACGTAACCCCGCCTTATTCATGAGACCGGCCTGA
- a CDS encoding UvrD-helicase domain-containing protein, whose amino-acid sequence MVSVAFSEKYFDSLLKLTPNEQSQANKAVMLFQQDPQHGGLHYEKLTAYKDGKLRSIRANQDVRIILAAAEKEELYLMLYVDHHEAAYAWAAKRKVEINPNTGSLQVFTVEERREEAAPAQPAAPTLPGLFDAIRDRQLLQLGVPEEALPLVRRMTIEADLESAYHSEQIPADAYEGLFMLMAGASFEEAYAEVVPAAPEAVDTEDYATALARPESQARFTVADDEQALQEVLNQSIEKWRVFLHPAQRRLAEGKKNGPVRVLGGAGTGKTVVAMHRARWLAENVASAPPSGEEQGKVLFTTFTRNLAADIRQNLNKICSRQALERIEVLNLDAWVVSFLKKQRYDYGLLLDAQQQKRLWEEAYAEKPATSDLGLAFFQEEWARVIQPQSIQSLDGYKRASRIGRGTRLNRQQRLEIWPVFERFRHLLASNHLKETDDVYRDARELLEANPELRPALCSVIVDEAQDMGSQAFMLLRALVPPGPNDMFIVGDGHQRIYGKNKVVLGQCGIDIRGRSARLKVNYRTTDETRKLAVSILEGVEVDDLDGGQDSQQFYHSLMHGPAPEVRAFEFMDEQAEAILAAIRNHGLAPEACCVIARTHRELGELKAALESRGQPCRQLDGRSASTPDGELNLATMHRVKGLEFDAVFVASVNRGLVPLAPVVNAAADAVTRRQRENEERALLYVSLTRARKLAFVYGYGQMSEWF is encoded by the coding sequence ATGGTCAGTGTGGCGTTCTCGGAAAAGTACTTCGACAGCCTGCTCAAGCTAACCCCGAACGAGCAGAGCCAGGCCAACAAGGCGGTGATGCTCTTCCAGCAGGACCCGCAGCACGGCGGCCTGCACTACGAGAAGCTGACCGCCTACAAGGACGGCAAGCTGCGCTCGATCCGCGCCAACCAGGATGTGCGCATCATCCTCGCCGCCGCCGAGAAGGAAGAGCTCTACCTGATGCTCTACGTCGACCACCACGAGGCGGCCTACGCCTGGGCCGCCAAGCGCAAGGTGGAGATCAACCCCAATACCGGCAGCCTGCAGGTGTTCACGGTGGAGGAGCGCCGAGAGGAGGCCGCTCCCGCCCAGCCGGCCGCGCCGACGCTGCCGGGGCTCTTCGATGCCATTCGCGATCGCCAGCTGCTTCAGCTGGGCGTGCCCGAGGAGGCGCTACCCCTGGTGCGCCGCATGACCATCGAGGCGGACCTGGAAAGCGCTTACCACAGCGAGCAGATCCCCGCCGACGCCTACGAGGGGCTCTTCATGCTGATGGCGGGGGCCAGCTTCGAGGAGGCCTATGCCGAGGTGGTGCCCGCCGCCCCCGAGGCGGTGGATACCGAGGATTACGCCACCGCCCTGGCGCGGCCGGAGTCCCAGGCGCGCTTCACCGTGGCTGACGACGAGCAGGCGCTGCAGGAGGTGCTCAACCAGTCCATCGAGAAGTGGCGGGTCTTCCTGCACCCGGCCCAGCGGCGCCTGGCCGAAGGGAAGAAGAACGGGCCGGTGCGCGTGCTGGGTGGCGCCGGCACCGGCAAGACGGTGGTGGCCATGCATCGTGCCAGGTGGCTGGCCGAGAACGTGGCCAGTGCCCCACCGTCCGGTGAAGAACAGGGCAAGGTGCTCTTTACCACCTTTACCCGCAACCTGGCGGCGGATATCCGCCAGAACCTCAACAAGATCTGCTCCCGGCAGGCGCTGGAGCGCATCGAGGTGCTCAACCTGGACGCCTGGGTGGTCAGCTTCCTCAAGAAGCAGCGCTACGACTACGGCCTGCTGCTCGACGCCCAGCAGCAGAAGCGCCTCTGGGAGGAGGCCTATGCGGAGAAGCCGGCCACCAGCGACCTGGGGCTCGCCTTCTTCCAGGAGGAGTGGGCGAGGGTGATCCAGCCCCAGTCGATCCAGAGCCTGGACGGCTACAAGCGCGCCTCACGCATCGGCCGCGGCACGCGCCTCAACCGCCAGCAGCGCCTCGAGATCTGGCCGGTGTTCGAGCGCTTCCGCCACCTGCTGGCCAGCAACCACCTGAAGGAGACCGACGACGTCTACCGCGACGCCCGGGAGCTGCTGGAGGCCAACCCGGAGCTGCGCCCGGCTCTCTGCTCGGTGATCGTCGACGAGGCCCAGGACATGGGCTCCCAGGCCTTCATGCTGCTGCGCGCCCTGGTGCCGCCGGGCCCCAACGATATGTTCATCGTCGGCGACGGCCACCAGCGCATCTACGGCAAGAACAAGGTGGTGCTGGGGCAGTGCGGCATCGATATCCGCGGGCGCAGCGCACGTCTCAAGGTGAACTACCGCACCACCGACGAGACCCGCAAGCTGGCAGTGAGCATCCTGGAAGGAGTGGAGGTGGATGACCTGGACGGTGGCCAGGACTCCCAGCAGTTCTACCACTCCCTGATGCACGGGCCCGCCCCGGAGGTGCGCGCCTTCGAATTCATGGACGAACAGGCCGAGGCGATCCTGGCTGCTATCCGCAACCACGGTCTGGCCCCCGAGGCCTGCTGTGTGATCGCCCGTACTCACCGCGAGCTGGGCGAGCTGAAGGCCGCCCTGGAAAGCCGCGGGCAACCCTGCCGCCAGCTCGATGGCCGCAGCGCCTCCACGCCTGACGGTGAGCTCAACCTGGCCACCATGCACCGAGTGAAGGGGCTGGAGTTCGATGCGGTGTTCGTGGCCTCGGTAAACCGCGGCCTGGTGCCGCTGGCGCCGGTGGTCAACGCCGCGGCCGACGCCGTGACCCGCCGCCAGCGCGAGAACGAGGAGCGCGCGCTGCTCTACGTCAGCCTTACCCGCGCCCGCAAGCTGGCCTTCGTGTACGGCTACGGGCAGATGAGCGAGTGGTTTTGA
- a CDS encoding DUF1998 domain-containing protein produces the protein MMMPHRIALGRELKQHGQLANLLRQIKLSPGTPTFRELAERLAGQIPGRFQRQPELALIALLSLMAHARDAVGRPFVQLRLQLWSRELRRIVGTLREPGVPAGSSEVPEENAAASHLPPLLSFGDDKPPRDQRQVRLPLVQCRECHGTAWLTRMEMSHPTDQVVEMELQSIYSAFFGQQPETALLLPWQLGEAQSPAGMRLEHFKVCRDCGTTAPVESTTECRGCQAGADALVRVSKPQQLKEVKRGSINKVIHEHDCPWCSARSALVVFGARAASLSAVAIHRLFSSRDNDDRKLLTFSDSVQDATHRAGFFAARTWQNNVRMALTQLLEGSGEPIPLLELPARFEAWWLASAEGERESGGQGRLALSAYLREFMPPDKRYRGDFEFFEQSGEVKEPAPLLRLIRERMLWQALEDLGWRSQVGRSLNRLGIAALAWPLEPVRQAAAAWAETVDNTLGYRIEARPAEGFMLGVMQHLIGQGALGLEDLAGYRLKFGKAYLLSFLSYAPPIGPGSPRPRYPATAKGEGYEVLCQASAAQSWYERWLACLNPETLVDRKQLEQVLAAALSALRDSGLLNEEANERGVRLWSLRPEALSITTAVQGVECPGYRPMHVPASHAEAWLGLPLLSAARPELAYETPVPVRDSLYAGLYRDGEIHRVIAHEHTGLLAASERIRVEDSFIHGKKPWEYNLLSATPTLEMGIDIGDLSSVLLCSVPPAQANYLQRVGRGGRRDGNAFVLTVANGRPHDLVFYADPGRMLDTPVEPPAVFLKARHVLRRQLLAYAMDCWTRSARGDNQIPQTMQPVLDAVEKAQEERFPYTLLAFMKQNMQEIWDGFASHVATELGGDDLELLRQTLFGGPQHIDDRLELYLLGRLKLVADERSRMATTIKELDRQLEKLRQRPQDEHTQAEIAELEREVAGYRSLRIRLNKRETLNFFTDEGLLPNYAFPEEGATLHSVIFRTEKPGGEGAEASAAQGDIKRELVKREYEYQRPAQAALTELAPEAVFYAGNRKVRISRVETAKGRNIQQWRFCPRCHYSAPADDPTAGFNDRTCPRCHTNRWGDESARTSMLKMTQVYAFTNARDAQLDDRSDDREPVFFNKQMLIDFDPSDITITWVLDDKERPFGFEFIRSARFLEVNFGRREGEEMAFEVAGEELQRAGFPICRECGSVQTRAAAAGKQEPAHLKSCRYAKGPKTLPGGKADTGIENCLYLYRRFASEALRILLPRLSSGGTEEQVNSFVAALQLGLKRRFGGKVNHLRVAYQSEPIGETDERRHFIVLYDSVPGGTGYLHELLSRAEHMQEVFRLAYAVMQACDCYANSSPDSQPMDGCYRCLLEYRNAYGMESTSKALALEMLKEIVEGGHQWVQDEQGLSALSGNPWIDSELEARFPEALARFSGHECVDQQRVRVSQDVIRGKHGYRLTIGELAYEMEPQVDLGMAQGVQFASRPDFVLWPVRSGLAPVAVFLDGYRFHADKASDDLLKRQALRHAGYVVWSLNWYDVNQVMGDKAMDVPLPAGMTSPEQHHAAIAGLAKIGGITNLALHLGRATFELLMGFLADQQPETLARHALLFVLQCLPASPLADPALKQQVIDSLHGLPAAFTDRTPQPVALAGAVELTDDQGAATIVLRLLAGEELVKRFDLDSALVSVSYALAPGERRVSNEEGARYAWQRFWSAVNLLQFLPLMYAWTPESRNSGIAAGLLWPERRPAADEQPAVSPEPAWYAYLDASLAEALRGQEVDWPEAPQVGEDVVNDEEEVIGLAELLFEASRIAFLLEDDEEQLAARPHLESQGWRVLVDVEELVAVINGLDSVNESQQGA, from the coding sequence ATGATGATGCCGCATCGCATCGCCCTGGGCCGGGAGCTCAAGCAGCACGGCCAGCTGGCCAACCTGCTGCGCCAGATCAAGCTGAGTCCGGGCACGCCCACCTTTCGTGAGCTGGCCGAGCGCCTGGCGGGGCAGATCCCCGGCCGCTTTCAGCGCCAGCCGGAACTCGCCTTGATCGCGCTGCTCTCGCTGATGGCCCACGCCCGCGATGCGGTCGGCCGCCCCTTCGTGCAGCTGCGCCTGCAGCTCTGGTCCCGGGAGCTGCGCCGCATCGTGGGTACCCTGCGCGAGCCCGGGGTGCCTGCCGGTTCTTCTGAGGTGCCGGAAGAGAATGCCGCCGCCAGCCATCTGCCGCCGCTTCTCTCCTTCGGTGACGACAAGCCGCCCCGGGACCAGCGCCAGGTTCGCCTGCCCCTGGTCCAGTGCCGCGAGTGCCACGGTACCGCCTGGCTGACCCGCATGGAGATGAGCCACCCCACCGACCAGGTGGTGGAAATGGAGCTTCAGTCCATCTACTCCGCCTTCTTCGGCCAGCAGCCGGAAACCGCGCTGCTGCTGCCCTGGCAGCTGGGCGAGGCGCAGTCGCCGGCGGGCATGCGCCTGGAGCACTTCAAGGTGTGCCGCGACTGCGGCACCACCGCGCCGGTGGAGAGCACGACCGAGTGCCGGGGGTGCCAGGCCGGTGCCGATGCCCTAGTGCGGGTCAGCAAACCCCAGCAGCTCAAGGAGGTGAAGCGGGGCAGCATCAACAAGGTGATCCACGAGCACGACTGCCCCTGGTGCTCGGCGCGCTCCGCCCTGGTGGTGTTCGGTGCCAGGGCGGCAAGCCTCAGCGCGGTGGCCATCCATCGGCTCTTCAGCAGTCGCGACAACGACGACCGCAAGCTGCTCACCTTCAGCGACTCGGTCCAGGATGCCACCCACCGAGCGGGCTTCTTCGCCGCCCGCACCTGGCAGAACAACGTGCGCATGGCGCTGACCCAGCTGCTGGAGGGCAGCGGCGAGCCGATTCCGCTGCTGGAGCTGCCGGCGCGCTTCGAGGCCTGGTGGCTGGCCTCGGCCGAAGGGGAGCGAGAGAGTGGCGGGCAGGGGCGCCTGGCACTGTCGGCCTATCTGCGTGAATTCATGCCGCCGGACAAGCGCTATCGGGGTGACTTCGAGTTCTTCGAGCAGTCCGGCGAGGTGAAGGAGCCGGCACCGCTGCTCAGGCTGATCCGTGAGCGGATGCTGTGGCAGGCCCTGGAGGATCTGGGCTGGCGCTCCCAGGTGGGGCGTTCGCTCAATCGCCTGGGGATCGCGGCGCTCGCCTGGCCCCTGGAACCGGTGCGCCAGGCCGCCGCCGCCTGGGCCGAGACGGTGGACAACACCCTGGGCTACCGCATCGAGGCCCGGCCGGCCGAGGGCTTCATGCTGGGGGTGATGCAGCACCTGATTGGCCAGGGGGCGCTGGGGCTTGAGGACCTGGCCGGCTATCGCCTGAAGTTCGGCAAGGCCTACCTGCTGAGCTTTCTGAGCTATGCGCCGCCCATCGGCCCGGGGTCGCCGCGGCCGCGCTACCCGGCCACCGCCAAGGGGGAGGGCTACGAGGTGCTCTGCCAGGCCAGTGCCGCACAATCCTGGTACGAGCGCTGGCTGGCCTGCCTGAACCCGGAGACCCTGGTGGATCGCAAGCAGCTGGAGCAGGTGCTGGCGGCGGCGCTCTCGGCGCTGCGCGACAGTGGCCTGCTGAACGAGGAGGCCAACGAGCGCGGCGTGCGGCTGTGGTCCCTGCGGCCGGAGGCGCTGAGCATCACCACGGCGGTGCAGGGGGTGGAATGCCCGGGCTACCGCCCCATGCATGTGCCGGCATCCCACGCCGAGGCCTGGCTGGGGCTGCCCCTGCTCAGCGCCGCCCGCCCGGAACTGGCCTACGAGACCCCGGTGCCGGTGCGGGACTCCCTCTATGCCGGGCTCTACCGCGACGGCGAGATCCACCGGGTGATCGCCCACGAGCACACCGGGCTGCTGGCCGCCAGCGAGCGCATCCGCGTGGAGGACAGCTTTATCCATGGCAAGAAGCCCTGGGAGTACAACCTGCTCTCGGCCACTCCGACCCTGGAGATGGGCATCGACATCGGCGACCTCTCCAGCGTGCTGCTCTGCTCGGTACCGCCGGCCCAGGCCAACTACCTGCAGCGGGTGGGCCGGGGCGGGCGCCGTGACGGCAACGCCTTCGTGCTGACGGTGGCCAACGGTCGCCCCCACGACCTGGTCTTCTACGCCGACCCGGGGCGGATGCTGGATACCCCGGTGGAGCCGCCGGCGGTGTTCCTCAAGGCCCGCCACGTGCTGCGCCGCCAGCTGCTGGCCTACGCCATGGACTGCTGGACCCGCAGCGCCAGGGGTGACAACCAGATTCCCCAGACCATGCAGCCGGTGCTGGATGCGGTGGAGAAGGCCCAGGAGGAGCGCTTTCCCTATACGCTGCTGGCCTTCATGAAGCAGAACATGCAGGAGATCTGGGACGGCTTCGCCAGCCACGTGGCCACCGAGCTCGGCGGCGATGACCTGGAGCTGCTGCGCCAGACTCTGTTCGGCGGACCCCAGCACATCGACGACCGCCTGGAACTCTACCTGCTGGGCCGGCTCAAGCTGGTGGCCGACGAGCGCAGCCGCATGGCCACCACCATCAAGGAACTGGACCGCCAGCTGGAGAAGCTGCGCCAGCGCCCTCAGGACGAGCATACCCAGGCGGAGATCGCCGAGCTGGAGCGGGAGGTGGCGGGCTACCGCAGCCTGCGCATCCGGCTCAACAAGCGCGAGACGCTCAACTTCTTCACCGACGAGGGGCTCTTGCCCAACTACGCCTTCCCGGAGGAGGGGGCGACCCTGCACTCGGTGATCTTCCGCACCGAGAAGCCGGGTGGAGAGGGGGCCGAGGCGAGTGCTGCCCAGGGCGATATCAAGCGCGAGCTGGTCAAGCGGGAATACGAGTACCAGCGCCCGGCCCAGGCAGCGCTGACCGAGCTGGCGCCGGAGGCGGTCTTCTACGCCGGCAATCGCAAGGTACGGATCTCCCGAGTGGAGACCGCCAAGGGTCGCAACATCCAGCAGTGGCGCTTCTGCCCGCGCTGCCACTACTCGGCCCCGGCCGACGATCCCACCGCCGGCTTCAACGACCGCACCTGTCCGCGCTGCCACACCAACCGCTGGGGTGATGAGAGCGCACGCACCAGCATGCTCAAGATGACCCAGGTCTACGCCTTCACCAACGCCCGGGATGCCCAGCTGGACGACCGCTCAGACGACCGCGAGCCGGTCTTCTTCAACAAGCAGATGCTGATCGACTTCGACCCTTCGGACATCACCATCACCTGGGTGCTGGACGACAAGGAGCGCCCCTTCGGCTTCGAGTTCATCCGCAGCGCCCGCTTCCTGGAGGTGAACTTCGGCCGCCGGGAAGGGGAGGAGATGGCCTTCGAGGTGGCCGGTGAGGAGCTCCAGCGCGCCGGCTTCCCGATCTGCCGGGAGTGCGGCTCGGTGCAGACACGGGCGGCCGCCGCCGGCAAGCAGGAGCCCGCCCACCTGAAGTCCTGCCGCTACGCCAAGGGGCCGAAGACGCTGCCCGGTGGCAAGGCAGATACCGGTATCGAGAACTGCCTCTATCTCTATCGGCGGTTCGCCTCCGAGGCGCTGCGCATCCTGCTGCCCCGGCTCTCCAGCGGCGGCACCGAGGAGCAGGTGAACTCCTTCGTGGCGGCGCTGCAGCTGGGCCTGAAGCGGCGCTTCGGCGGCAAGGTGAACCACCTGCGGGTGGCCTACCAGAGCGAGCCCATCGGCGAGACCGACGAGCGGCGCCACTTCATCGTGCTCTACGATTCGGTGCCCGGCGGTACCGGCTACCTGCACGAGCTGCTCAGCCGGGCGGAGCATATGCAGGAGGTGTTCCGCCTGGCCTATGCGGTGATGCAGGCCTGCGACTGCTACGCCAACAGCTCTCCCGACTCACAACCGATGGACGGCTGCTACCGCTGCCTGCTGGAGTACCGCAACGCCTACGGCATGGAGAGCACCAGCAAGGCGCTGGCCCTGGAGATGCTCAAGGAGATCGTGGAGGGCGGCCACCAGTGGGTGCAGGACGAGCAGGGGCTGAGCGCGCTCTCCGGCAACCCCTGGATCGACAGCGAGCTGGAGGCGCGCTTCCCTGAGGCGCTGGCACGCTTCTCCGGCCATGAGTGCGTGGACCAGCAGCGGGTACGGGTCTCCCAGGATGTGATCCGCGGCAAGCACGGCTATCGGCTGACCATCGGCGAGCTGGCCTACGAGATGGAACCCCAGGTCGACCTGGGGATGGCCCAGGGGGTGCAGTTCGCCAGCCGTCCGGACTTCGTGCTGTGGCCGGTACGCAGTGGCCTGGCCCCGGTGGCGGTGTTCCTGGACGGCTACCGGTTCCATGCCGACAAGGCCAGCGATGACCTGCTCAAGCGCCAGGCGCTCAGGCATGCGGGCTACGTGGTGTGGAGCCTCAACTGGTACGACGTCAACCAGGTGATGGGCGACAAGGCCATGGATGTGCCGCTGCCGGCGGGCATGACCTCGCCGGAGCAGCACCATGCGGCCATCGCCGGGTTGGCGAAGATCGGCGGAATAACCAACCTGGCCCTGCACCTCGGCCGGGCGACCTTCGAGCTGCTGATGGGCTTTCTGGCGGATCAGCAGCCCGAGACGCTGGCCCGGCATGCGCTGCTCTTCGTGCTGCAGTGCCTGCCGGCAAGCCCCCTGGCCGACCCGGCCCTGAAGCAGCAGGTGATCGACTCGCTCCACGGCCTGCCCGCGGCCTTTACCGACCGTACCCCGCAGCCGGTGGCGCTGGCCGGTGCGGTGGAGCTCACCGACGACCAGGGGGCGGCGACCATCGTGCTGCGGCTGCTGGCCGGTGAGGAACTGGTCAAACGCTTCGATCTCGATAGCGCCCTGGTCTCGGTCTCCTACGCGCTGGCGCCTGGTGAACGTCGCGTGAGCAACGAGGAGGGCGCGCGCTACGCCTGGCAGCGTTTCTGGTCGGCGGTGAACCTGCTGCAGTTTCTGCCGTTGATGTATGCCTGGACCCCCGAGTCCCGTAACAGCGGCATCGCCGCCGGGCTGCTCTGGCCCGAGCGCCGCCCCGCGGCTGACGAGCAGCCGGCCGTGTCCCCGGAGCCTGCCTGGTACGCTTACCTCGATGCGTCGCTGGCCGAGGCGCTGCGGGGGCAGGAGGTCGACTGGCCGGAGGCACCCCAGGTGGGCGAGGACGTGGTCAACGACGAGGAGGAGGTCATTGGTCTCGCGGAGCTCCTCTTCGAAGCGTCGCGCATCGCCTTCCTGCTGGAGGACGATGAGGAGCAGCTGGCGGCCCGGCCGCACCTGGAATCGCAGGGCTGGCGCGTGTTGGTCGATGTGGAGGAGCTGGTGGCGGTGATCAATGGACTGGACTCGGTGAACGAGTCACAACAAGGAGCCTGA
- a CDS encoding DEAD/DEAH box helicase: MIPGLLASEVAAALREFIVTGYETETAPFKGEFRRLVEEQQEGGAFLKGPYVSVGLPFLTGGAGRDFFPGFETEHPPYAHQEQAWRRLVSSGAAANALVATGTGSGKTECFLYPVLDHCQRAAGPGIKAIVIYPMNALATDQAKRFAEVIHGQPALKGLRVGLFVGGDARGSQAMGPQQVITDKEALRDNPPDVLLTNYKMLDYLLMRPKDQPLWAHNGPETLRYLVVDELHTFDGAQGTDLSLLIRRLRARFEMTPEQLICVGTSATLGGEESVEGLLHYASDIFSSPFGREAVISEQRQGDSDFLDNIAFLSPNPEVGPEALREALRQGLSAYLHKAYELYFSKVPEGDLMDDDAASHRPGPGAQAARPAGQPAAPDQAESGHAHLS, translated from the coding sequence ATGATCCCCGGCCTGCTAGCCAGCGAAGTCGCCGCGGCGCTGCGCGAATTCATCGTCACCGGCTATGAAACCGAAACGGCGCCGTTCAAGGGCGAGTTCCGCCGCCTGGTGGAGGAGCAGCAGGAGGGGGGGGCCTTCCTCAAGGGCCCCTATGTCTCAGTGGGGCTGCCATTCTTGACCGGCGGCGCCGGGCGGGACTTTTTTCCTGGCTTCGAGACCGAGCACCCGCCCTATGCCCACCAGGAGCAGGCGTGGCGGCGGTTGGTCTCCAGCGGGGCGGCCGCCAACGCGCTGGTGGCCACCGGTACCGGCTCGGGCAAGACGGAGTGTTTCCTCTATCCGGTGCTGGACCACTGCCAGCGGGCGGCGGGGCCGGGCATCAAGGCGATCGTGATCTACCCCATGAATGCCCTGGCCACGGACCAGGCGAAGCGCTTCGCCGAGGTGATTCACGGCCAGCCGGCGCTCAAGGGGCTGCGCGTCGGTCTCTTCGTGGGCGGCGATGCCCGAGGCTCTCAGGCCATGGGGCCGCAACAGGTGATCACCGACAAGGAGGCGCTGCGTGATAATCCGCCGGATGTGCTGCTTACCAACTACAAGATGCTCGACTACCTGCTGATGCGCCCCAAGGATCAGCCGCTGTGGGCCCATAACGGGCCGGAGACCCTGCGCTACCTGGTGGTGGACGAGCTGCACACCTTCGATGGCGCCCAGGGTACCGATCTCTCGCTGCTGATCCGTCGCCTGCGCGCCCGCTTCGAGATGACGCCTGAGCAGCTGATCTGCGTGGGCACCTCCGCGACTCTGGGGGGCGAGGAGAGCGTCGAGGGGCTGCTGCACTACGCCTCGGATATCTTCTCCAGCCCCTTCGGCCGTGAGGCGGTGATCAGCGAGCAGCGCCAGGGCGACTCAGATTTCCTCGACAACATCGCCTTTCTCTCGCCCAACCCCGAGGTCGGCCCGGAGGCGCTTCGAGAGGCGCTTCGCCAGGGGCTCTCGGCGTACCTGCACAAGGCCTACGAGCTCTACTTCAGCAAGGTGCCGGAAGGCGATCTGATGGATGATGATGCCGCATCGCATCGCCCTGGGCCGGGAGCTCAAGCAGCACGGCCAGCTGGCCAACCTGCTGCGCCAGATCAAGCTGAGTCCGGGCACGCCCACCTTTCGTGA
- a CDS encoding type II toxin-antitoxin system VapC family toxin → MNLLLDTHVLLWAAAEPEKLSPEAVELIVDDANRLYFSAASLWEVVIKNSLQRPDFHVDPHLLRRGLVDNGYSELSISAQHTLGVAHLPPLHKDPFDRILIAQAEAEGLLLLTADELVARYPGPIRRV, encoded by the coding sequence ATGAACCTGTTGCTGGATACCCATGTGCTGCTGTGGGCTGCCGCCGAGCCGGAGAAGCTGTCGCCCGAGGCGGTGGAGCTGATCGTCGATGACGCAAACCGCCTCTACTTCAGCGCGGCGAGCCTCTGGGAAGTGGTGATCAAGAACAGCCTGCAACGCCCCGACTTTCATGTGGACCCCCACCTGCTGAGGCGTGGCCTGGTCGACAACGGCTACAGCGAGCTGAGCATCAGCGCTCAGCACACCCTGGGGGTTGCCCACCTGCCACCTCTTCACAAGGATCCTTTCGATAGGATCCTTATCGCTCAGGCAGAGGCGGAAGGCCTCCTGCTGCTCACCGCCGACGAACTCGTCGCCCGGTATCCCGGGCCGATTCGTCGCGTTTGA
- a CDS encoding type II toxin-antitoxin system Phd/YefM family antitoxin: MESVNIHEAKTRLSQLIARAQQGEGFIIAKAGKPMVRVTPIDSPAPEQQKRLGFLAGEFRVPDDFDRMAEQEIAGMFGV; encoded by the coding sequence GTGGAATCCGTCAACATTCATGAGGCCAAGACGCGGCTCTCGCAGCTGATTGCTCGCGCCCAGCAGGGCGAAGGCTTCATCATTGCCAAGGCTGGCAAGCCCATGGTGCGCGTCACGCCCATCGACAGCCCGGCGCCCGAGCAGCAGAAGCGGCTGGGTTTCCTGGCGGGCGAGTTCCGCGTGCCGGATGATTTCGACCGTATGGCTGAGCAGGAAATCGCCGGTATGTTCGGGGTATGA